The following DNA comes from Ignatzschineria indica.
ACCATGATCCTGAGCAACTTGAAAAATCACGAAATGCTCTCTTAGATGAATTCCAACGTTGTGAACAATTAGGAATTGAACTCATCAACTTTCATCCCGGCAGTCATCTAAATAAGATAAGTGAAAAAGAGTGTTTAGCGACCATTGCTGAATCGATCAACATTGTTCTTGATCAGACAAAAGGAGTTACTGCCGTTATTGAAAATACAGCAGGACAGGGGACTAATCTAGGCTTTGATTTTGAACACATTGCTCAAATTATTGAAGATGTCGAGGATAAGAGTCGAGTCGGTGTCTGTATCGATACATGCCATGCCTTTGCCGCAGGCTATGAGCTTCGCACTGAAGAAGGATGTGATGAGACCTTCACTCAATTTGATAAAATTATTGGCTTCAATTATCTAAGGGCGCTCCATCTCAATGATTCAAAAGGAGCTTTTGCGAGCCGTGTTGACCGACATCATAGTTTAGGCCAAGGAGAAATAGGGGAACCCCCTTTCCGCTATATCATGCAAGATGATCGCTTTCGTAATATGCCACTCATTTTAGAAACCATAGAACCAGCGATCTGGAAAGAAGAGATTGCATGGTTAAGATCATTAGAAAAATAAGCCAAAGTTTTACGATAAAGTCTCTAGATAAAATTCGTCAACTATAACGCATCCACTTAAATCCTACATCGGATCATCCCCATGTAGGTTTTTTTACTACCAACACAAAGCAAGTCACTCATCAGAGGACATCAAAGATGCCAACCGGCAGACATGCAGTTGTGATAAGAGTGAGATAGTCGGCTCTCGCCACTCAATAAATCCTCTTATGAGTTCAAACCCTAAAACAAACAGAGGCTGATGAATTGCCGGT
Coding sequences within:
- the nfo gene encoding deoxyribonuclease IV, yielding MTYYIGAHVSAAGGVQNSVKNAHEIGANAFALFTKNNRRWEGPPLKKGDIDNYKRFLEVYHYSPKHILPHASYLINPGHHDPEQLEKSRNALLDEFQRCEQLGIELINFHPGSHLNKISEKECLATIAESINIVLDQTKGVTAVIENTAGQGTNLGFDFEHIAQIIEDVEDKSRVGVCIDTCHAFAAGYELRTEEGCDETFTQFDKIIGFNYLRALHLNDSKGAFASRVDRHHSLGQGEIGEPPFRYIMQDDRFRNMPLILETIEPAIWKEEIAWLRSLEK